The following nucleotide sequence is from Nesterenkonia xinjiangensis.
CCGGGTGCGCCTGGGCCTGGGCGATCAGCGCATCGACGACGTCGAGCACCCCGGCGGAGATCAGCCGCACCTGACCCCGCAGATACATGCGGACCATGGTGGCGATCTGGTCGTTGCGGGAACGGCCCGCGCGCAGCTTGCCGCCCAGGTCCTCCCCAGCCCGCTCCAGCAGGCCGCGCTCCAGCGCACCGTGGACGTCCTCGTCGGACTCCACGGGGGCGAAGGCCCCGGAGTGGACGTCATCGGCCAGGCGGTCCAGGGCCGAGAGCATGCCGGCGAGCTCCGGCTCCGTCAGCAGCCCCGCCCGGTGCAGCACCCGGGCATGTGCCCGGGAGCCGGCGATGTCATAGGGCGCCAGCTTCCAGTCGAAATGCGTGGACTTGCTCAGCGCGGCCATGACGTCGGCCGGCCCGGAGGCGAACCGTCCGCCCCACAGGGAGCCCTCGTTCGTGCCGTGCTTGTCGTTCGTCGCGTCAGCGGCCATGGGACCGAGGCTCACTTCTCGACGCCGGCGCCGGAGAGGTCGGGTTTGCCGTGGATCCGCTCCTCGCGCTGCGAGGCCGTCCGCGAGGACAGGCCGAAGATGTCGATGAACCCGGGCGCCGAGGCCTGGTCGAAGGAGTCGCCCTCGTCATAGGTGGCCAGGTTGAAGTCATAGAGGGAGGTCTCGGAGCGCCGACCCTGCACCGTGGCGCGGCCGCCGTGCAGCTCCAGACGAATCTCCCCGGAGACGTACTTCTGGGTCTCGTCGATGAAGACGTCGAGGTTGTTCTTCAGCGGGGAGAACCACTGGCCGTCGTAGACCAGCTCGGTCCACCGCTGATCCACCGCCTTCTTGAAGCGGGCCTGCTCGCGCTCCAAAGTGATGTTCTCCAGCTCCCGGTGGGCGGCCATCAGCGCCATCGCGCCGGGGGCCTCGTAGATCTCGCGGGACTTGATGCCGACCAGGCGGTCCTCGACGATGTCGATCCGGCCGATGCCCTGGGCGCCGGCGCGGCGGTTGAGCTCCTCGATGGCCTCCAGCGCGGTGACGCCGCGGCCGTCGAGGGCCACCGGCACGCCCTGATCGAAGGTGATGGTGACGACGTCGGCCGCCGGCGGGAAGGCCGGGTCCTCGGTGTAGTCGTAGACGTCCTTGGTGGGACCGTTCCAGATGTCCTCCAGAAAGCCGGTCTCCACGGCCCGGCCCCAGACGTTCTGGTCGATGGAGAAGGGGTTCTTCTTCGTCG
It contains:
- a CDS encoding argininosuccinate synthase: MTDRIVLAYSGGLDTSVAIGWIAEATGSEVVAVAVDVGQGGESLETVRQRALDCGAVEAYVADARDEFAEQYCMPTLKANGLYMDSYPLVSAISRPVISKHLVAAAQQFGATTVAHGCTGKGNDQVRFEVSIQTLGPELKCIAPVRDLALTREKAIEYAEKNSLPIETTKKNPFSIDQNVWGRAVETGFLEDIWNGPTKDVYDYTEDPAFPPAADVVTITFDQGVPVALDGRGVTALEAIEELNRRAGAQGIGRIDIVEDRLVGIKSREIYEAPGAMALMAAHRELENITLEREQARFKKAVDQRWTELVYDGQWFSPLKNNLDVFIDETQKYVSGEIRLELHGGRATVQGRRSETSLYDFNLATYDEGDSFDQASAPGFIDIFGLSSRTASQREERIHGKPDLSGAGVEK